One segment of Curtobacterium poinsettiae DNA contains the following:
- a CDS encoding MaoC family dehydratase N-terminal domain-containing protein codes for MSVNPELVGRTFPPAQPYLVGREKVREFSRAVFATNPVHHDPDAARAAGYADVVAPPTFAVVVQEATLAQLLNEPDAGIDFSRVVHGEQSFTYDRPIVAGDELTATLTVTSVKTLGSNAMVTAQSTMNDAEGEHVVTATSTLVVRGDDA; via the coding sequence GTGTCAGTGAACCCCGAGCTCGTCGGCAGGACGTTCCCGCCGGCCCAGCCCTACCTGGTCGGCCGCGAGAAGGTGCGCGAGTTCTCGCGTGCGGTCTTCGCGACCAATCCCGTCCACCATGATCCGGACGCCGCACGTGCCGCCGGGTACGCCGACGTGGTCGCACCCCCGACGTTCGCCGTCGTCGTGCAGGAGGCCACGCTCGCGCAGCTCCTGAACGAGCCCGACGCCGGCATCGACTTCTCCCGCGTGGTGCACGGCGAGCAGTCCTTCACCTACGACCGGCCGATCGTCGCCGGCGACGAGCTCACCGCGACCCTGACGGTCACCAGTGTGAAGACCCTCGGCAGCAACGCGATGGTCACCGCCCAGAGCACCATGAACGACGCCGAGGGGGAGCACGTCGTCACGGCGACCTCCACCCTCGTGGTCCGAGGAGACGACGCATGA
- a CDS encoding ABC transporter ATP-binding protein, giving the protein MSMESAAWSSLYKISSAQGGKHGFSRASVRRILTFAVPYRAKLLVFIGLSVVGAFLAVATPVLAGRVVDVIVARGEVATIVRLAVVIALVAVADAAVSLTTRWYSARIGEGVILDLRTAVFDHVQKMPIAFFTRTRTGALVSRLNNDVIGAQQAFSGTLSGVVTNLVALVLTLIVMLSTSWLVTVLAVVMLPLFLVPARRMGSRLAALRREAADHNSAMSTQMTERFSAPGATLVKLFGRPDEEAEEFRVRAARVRDIGVRTAMLQFVFFTALMLVSALALALVYGLGGFLALAGRLDTGEVVTLALLLTRLYAPLTSLANARVEIMSAVVSFERVFEVLDLEPLIQEQPDAVTIADGPVSVEFDDVRFAYPSADKVSLASLEEVATLDTRGGEEVLHGLSFRIEPGQTVALVGSSGAGKSTVAQLLARLYDVDSGAVRLAGTDVRDVTFASMRHTLGMVTQDGHLFHETIRSNLRFARPEASDDEVWDAVRRARLEPLIRSLPDQLDTMVGERGYRLSGGERQRMTIARLLLAQPRVVILDEATAALDSTSEAAVQAALGEALEGRTAMVIAHRLSTIRSADVILVVEDGSIVERGTHDELLAAGGRYEELHRTQFAAQENVATGVQAAD; this is encoded by the coding sequence ATGAGCATGGAGAGCGCAGCCTGGAGCTCGCTGTACAAGATCTCGTCCGCGCAGGGCGGCAAGCACGGGTTCTCCCGCGCGTCCGTCCGGCGGATCCTGACGTTCGCGGTGCCGTACCGGGCGAAGCTGCTGGTCTTCATCGGTCTGTCCGTCGTCGGAGCCTTCCTCGCGGTCGCGACGCCGGTCCTCGCCGGTCGGGTGGTCGACGTCATCGTCGCCCGTGGTGAGGTCGCGACGATCGTCCGGTTGGCCGTGGTCATCGCCCTGGTGGCCGTGGCCGACGCCGCCGTGTCACTGACCACCCGCTGGTACTCGGCGCGGATCGGCGAGGGCGTGATCCTGGACCTCCGCACCGCCGTCTTCGACCACGTGCAGAAGATGCCCATCGCGTTCTTCACCCGCACCCGGACCGGTGCGCTCGTGAGCCGCCTGAACAACGACGTGATCGGCGCCCAACAGGCCTTCAGCGGCACGCTGTCCGGCGTGGTCACGAACCTCGTGGCGCTGGTCCTCACGCTGATCGTCATGCTCAGCACCTCGTGGCTCGTGACGGTCCTCGCCGTCGTCATGCTCCCGCTCTTCCTGGTCCCCGCCCGCCGGATGGGCAGCCGCCTCGCCGCCCTTCGTCGCGAGGCCGCCGACCACAACTCAGCGATGAGCACCCAGATGACCGAGCGCTTCTCGGCACCCGGCGCCACCCTCGTCAAGCTGTTCGGCCGACCCGACGAAGAGGCCGAGGAGTTCCGCGTCCGCGCTGCCCGTGTGCGCGACATCGGGGTCCGGACCGCGATGCTGCAGTTCGTCTTCTTCACCGCGCTGATGCTCGTCTCCGCGCTCGCCCTCGCGCTGGTCTACGGGCTCGGCGGCTTCCTCGCGCTCGCCGGCCGCCTGGACACCGGCGAGGTGGTCACCCTGGCGCTCCTGCTCACCCGGCTGTACGCCCCGCTGACGAGCCTGGCGAACGCCCGGGTCGAGATCATGAGCGCCGTGGTCAGCTTCGAGCGCGTCTTCGAGGTGCTCGACCTCGAACCACTCATCCAGGAGCAGCCCGACGCGGTCACCATCGCCGACGGGCCGGTCTCCGTCGAGTTCGACGACGTCCGGTTCGCCTACCCGTCCGCCGACAAGGTGTCCCTCGCCTCGCTCGAGGAGGTCGCCACGCTCGACACCCGCGGCGGCGAGGAGGTACTGCACGGCCTGTCCTTCCGGATCGAGCCGGGGCAGACCGTCGCCCTGGTCGGCTCGTCCGGAGCCGGCAAGTCCACGGTCGCGCAGCTGCTCGCACGCCTGTACGACGTCGACAGCGGCGCCGTGCGCCTGGCCGGGACGGACGTCCGTGACGTCACGTTTGCCTCGATGCGCCACACCCTCGGCATGGTGACGCAGGACGGTCACCTGTTCCACGAGACCATCCGTTCCAACCTGCGGTTCGCCCGGCCCGAGGCGTCCGACGACGAGGTGTGGGACGCCGTCCGCCGTGCGCGGCTCGAGCCGCTCATCCGGTCCCTCCCCGACCAGCTGGACACCATGGTGGGCGAACGCGGCTACCGGCTGTCCGGGGGCGAGCGCCAGCGGATGACGATCGCCCGGCTCCTGCTCGCCCAGCCGCGCGTCGTCATCCTCGACGAGGCGACGGCGGCACTCGACTCGACGTCCGAGGCAGCGGTGCAGGCTGCGCTCGGCGAGGCGCTCGAGGGACGGACGGCGATGGTGATCGCGCACCGGCTCTCCACGATCCGCAGCGCGGACGTCATCCTCGTGGTCGAGGACGGCTCGATCGTGGAGCGCGGCACGCACGACGAACTGCTGGCCGCGGGTGGCCGGTACGAGGAACTGCACCGCACCCAGTTCGCCGCGCAGGAGAACGTCGCGACCGGTGTGCAGGCGGCGGACTGA
- a CDS encoding MaoC/PaaZ C-terminal domain-containing protein → MTAAPATALEVGTVVAERDVHITRDSLVRYAGASGDFNPIHYRDDVAASVGLPGVLAHGMLTMGIAVQPVAEWLGDRGWVAGYGVRFTRPVVVDPEQGATVGIVAKVGTVDEDGRPKRIDLTVTAAGQTVLGKAQVTVVFR, encoded by the coding sequence ATGACCGCCGCACCCGCCACCGCGCTCGAGGTCGGCACCGTCGTCGCCGAGCGTGACGTGCACATCACGCGTGACTCGCTCGTCCGGTACGCCGGCGCCTCGGGAGACTTCAACCCCATCCACTACCGCGACGACGTGGCCGCTTCGGTCGGCCTGCCGGGTGTGCTCGCCCACGGCATGCTCACGATGGGCATCGCCGTGCAGCCGGTCGCCGAGTGGCTCGGCGACCGCGGCTGGGTCGCGGGCTACGGCGTCCGCTTCACGCGTCCCGTCGTCGTGGACCCGGAGCAGGGTGCCACCGTCGGCATCGTCGCGAAGGTCGGCACCGTCGACGAGGACGGTCGGCCGAAGCGCATCGACCTCACCGTGACCGCCGCCGGGCAGACCGTGCTCGGCAAGGCGCAGGTCACGGTGGTGTTCCGCTGA
- a CDS encoding UDP-N-acetylmuramate dehydrogenase, with translation MSEPVLADLTTLRVGGAATRLLTATTTDELVAHALDAFDDHEWLVLGGGSNLLVADQGFDGTVVLVRTTGVGADRDADGVTVRVAAGEPWDPFVATTVANGWTGLEALSGIPGTVGASPVQNIGAYGVELADVLTRVEFLDAATGERAWVPAAELALGYRSSTLKHGRRGVVLTVEFRLGLAGEHGVPVRYAQLAGSLGVELGALVPPTTVRDEVLRLRGSKGMVLEADDHDTWSAGSFFTNPIVSPAFAETLPADAPRWPAGDDVKLSAAWLIEHAGVHRGYAVPGSRAAISSKHTLALTNRGGATAAQVAELARFVQVTVLNRFGVSLVPEPVVVGDLLG, from the coding sequence GTGTCCGAGCCGGTGCTGGCCGACCTGACGACGCTCCGCGTCGGCGGGGCCGCCACCCGGCTGCTCACGGCCACGACGACCGACGAACTCGTCGCCCACGCGCTCGACGCCTTCGACGACCACGAGTGGCTCGTCCTCGGCGGCGGCAGCAACCTGCTGGTCGCCGACCAGGGCTTCGACGGCACCGTCGTGCTGGTCCGGACGACGGGCGTCGGAGCCGACCGCGACGCCGACGGCGTCACCGTCCGCGTCGCCGCGGGGGAGCCGTGGGACCCGTTCGTCGCCACGACCGTCGCGAACGGCTGGACCGGCCTGGAGGCCCTCAGCGGCATCCCGGGCACGGTCGGTGCGTCCCCGGTGCAGAACATCGGCGCCTACGGGGTCGAACTCGCCGACGTGCTCACCCGCGTCGAGTTCCTCGATGCCGCCACGGGGGAGCGCGCGTGGGTCCCGGCAGCCGAGCTGGCGCTCGGCTACCGCTCGTCGACCCTCAAGCACGGTCGGCGCGGTGTCGTGCTGACGGTCGAGTTCCGACTCGGGCTCGCGGGCGAGCACGGTGTGCCCGTGCGGTACGCGCAGCTCGCCGGTTCGCTCGGGGTCGAGCTCGGTGCGCTCGTGCCGCCCACGACCGTCCGCGACGAGGTCCTACGGCTGCGCGGCTCGAAGGGCATGGTGCTCGAGGCGGACGACCACGACACCTGGAGCGCCGGGTCGTTCTTCACGAACCCGATCGTCTCGCCGGCGTTCGCCGAGACCCTGCCGGCGGACGCGCCCCGCTGGCCCGCGGGCGACGACGTCAAGCTCAGTGCCGCGTGGCTCATCGAGCACGCCGGCGTCCACCGCGGGTACGCGGTGCCGGGTTCCCGCGCGGCGATCTCGTCCAAGCACACCCTCGCACTCACGAACCGCGGCGGCGCGACGGCGGCGCAGGTGGCCGAGCTCGCACGGTTCGTGCAGGTGACCGTCCTGAACCGCTTCGGTGTCTCGCTCGTCCCGGAACCCGTCGTGGTGGGGGACCTGCTCGGCTGA